A genome region from Bacillaceae bacterium IKA-2 includes the following:
- the leuC gene encoding 3-isopropylmalate dehydratase large subunit: MKRKTIIEKIWEKHTVVEETAKPTLLYIDLHMVHEVTSPQAFEGLRLKGRTVRRPELTFATMDHNVPTVDRYIIKDEIAKKQMDTLAENCREFGIKIADLNSPDSGIVHVIGPELGLTQPGKTIVCGDSHTSTHGAFGALAFGIGTSEVEHVLSTQTLWQSKPNTLQVNVLGDLPLGVTAKDVILAIIAKFGVNFGTGSVIEFAGQAIRNMTMEERMTVCNMSIEAGAKAGLIAPDEITFEYIKGKEFAPQGEEFEKAVAEWKELVSDEGAVYDKTVEIDANEIEPQVTWGTNPSQGIGINGVVPNPADATNDADKRAIEQGLEYMGLTAGTAMTDVEVQHVFIGSCTNSRMSDLRAAAQVANGRKVASGVRAMVVPGSQKIKLEAEAEGLDQIFVDAGFEWRESGCSMCLSMNPDFVPEGERCASTSNRNFEGRQGKGARTHLVSPAMAAAAAITGKFVDVRSLAAAIV; encoded by the coding sequence ATGAAACGAAAGACAATTATTGAAAAAATTTGGGAAAAACACACCGTCGTTGAAGAGACAGCTAAACCAACTCTTTTATACATTGACCTTCATATGGTTCATGAAGTAACCTCCCCACAAGCATTTGAAGGATTACGCTTAAAAGGAAGAACAGTTCGTCGACCAGAACTTACCTTTGCAACGATGGACCACAATGTTCCTACAGTAGATCGCTATATTATTAAAGATGAGATAGCAAAAAAACAGATGGATACGTTAGCAGAAAACTGTCGTGAATTCGGAATTAAAATTGCTGATTTAAACAGCCCAGATAGCGGAATCGTTCATGTTATTGGGCCGGAACTTGGTTTAACACAACCTGGAAAAACAATTGTATGTGGAGATAGCCATACTTCAACACACGGAGCTTTTGGAGCACTAGCATTTGGGATTGGAACAAGCGAAGTTGAGCATGTACTTAGCACACAAACGCTATGGCAATCAAAACCTAATACTTTGCAAGTTAATGTATTAGGTGACCTTCCTTTAGGAGTGACGGCAAAGGATGTAATTTTAGCAATTATTGCAAAGTTTGGTGTTAACTTTGGAACAGGTTCAGTCATTGAATTTGCGGGTCAAGCAATCCGAAATATGACGATGGAAGAGCGAATGACAGTTTGTAATATGAGTATAGAAGCAGGTGCAAAGGCTGGATTAATCGCTCCTGACGAAATTACTTTTGAGTATATAAAAGGTAAGGAATTTGCTCCACAAGGAGAAGAATTTGAGAAAGCAGTTGCTGAGTGGAAAGAATTAGTTTCAGATGAAGGCGCTGTTTATGATAAAACAGTTGAAATTGATGCCAATGAAATTGAGCCTCAAGTTACATGGGGAACAAACCCTTCTCAAGGAATCGGGATTAACGGTGTTGTCCCAAATCCAGCTGATGCTACAAATGATGCTGACAAAAGAGCCATTGAACAAGGACTTGAGTATATGGGACTTACTGCCGGAACAGCTATGACAGATGTAGAAGTACAGCACGTGTTTATTGGATCATGTACGAACTCAAGAATGAGTGATTTACGAGCAGCAGCACAAGTTGCTAATGGCAGAAAAGTAGCGTCTGGTGTACGAGCTATGGTCGTTCCAGGTTCACAGAAAATAAAATTGGAAGCAGAAGCAGAAGGATTAGATCAAATTTTTGTGGATGCTGGATTTGAGTGGCGTGAGTCTGGTTGTAGTATGTGCTTAAGTATGAATCCAGATTTTGTTCCTGAAGGCGAGCGTTGTGCTTCAACTTCTAATCGGAATTTTGAAGGACGTCAAGGTAAAGGTGCTCGCACACATCTAGTTAGTCCGGCTATGGCTGCAGCGGCAGCTATTACTGGTAAATTTGTAGATGTTCGTTCGTTAGCTGCAGCAATAGTTTAA
- the leuD gene encoding 3-isopropylmalate dehydratase small subunit encodes MAGFNIHKGNVAAMNRVNVDTDQIIPKQFLKRIERTGFGQFLFFDWRFNSDGSNNENFELNQSHNKNATILVANQNFGCGSSREHAPWALQDYGFQVIIAPNFADIFYNNCVKNGILAIQLKDAEVNELLEKANQGVYELTVDLEQQRVYDNQAFSTNFAIDGYWKDMLLNGWDEVSITLNYEDQIVEYEKQKAL; translated from the coding sequence ATGGCTGGTTTTAACATTCATAAAGGAAATGTGGCAGCAATGAATCGTGTTAATGTTGACACAGATCAAATCATTCCGAAGCAGTTTTTAAAACGTATTGAACGAACTGGTTTTGGACAATTTTTATTTTTTGATTGGCGTTTTAATTCAGATGGTTCAAATAATGAGAATTTCGAATTAAATCAATCACATAATAAGAATGCGACTATTTTAGTCGCCAATCAAAACTTCGGCTGTGGCTCTTCAAGAGAGCATGCACCGTGGGCATTACAAGATTATGGCTTTCAAGTTATTATCGCTCCAAACTTTGCAGATATTTTTTATAATAACTGTGTAAAAAATGGAATATTAGCGATTCAGCTTAAAGATGCAGAAGTAAATGAATTGTTAGAAAAAGCCAATCAAGGTGTTTATGAATTAACAGTTGATCTTGAACAACAACGTGTATATGATAATCAAGCTTTTTCAACAAATTTTGCAATTGATGGATATTGGAAAGATATGCTCTTGAACGGCTGGGATGAAGTTTCTATTACGCTGAATTATGAAGATCAAATTGTTGAATATGAAAAACAAAAAGCCCTTTAA